Proteins encoded by one window of Carassius auratus strain Wakin chromosome 8, ASM336829v1, whole genome shotgun sequence:
- the LOC113107802 gene encoding interleukin-17 receptor B-like isoform X1: protein MELLDCMREIVAFFFLIQWTTSDNSSLSIVATCKKDEHAVPTEWYTIHESNPSPLNELSAELIESQTSIIIRWSINIDSSFRSLIGTWITVSEDSDSYYRCEYQPPFTSERINLTGQEQLWFHFIVPNVAVCPSTSYYISAYNIPTPSGGANTEYIKMAQTAEIQWNADIHSVLHGDKIVVTFNTSLVAERHTIILKNSTQRLLKTDGGKGECKVEKCEVELEYMEYMGPCEDLEILILPHFTDCHEESEWKVQKVSCTSEYPVTHLLVSLASLITTILCLLSGCFIPDRSALDIVGCVLALLFVLLCCFIICQTFRWVRGSRRAASVRVLLVYPAIDSVFQRSVMLLAESLQSRGGVRVVIDVWERRSLAEQGPLRWLNTQADLSDRVLLISPPQRTYTDDLKSKLVPGVPDDTVSASASNLFALALNLVTSAAHDPHSRDKFWVISLEHDEKSVQTELRGCRMFVLPRDLKKLHLQLLSGAIQSPVLPRCFYCKNTLEQLEVNTDFPSCVKRVSLAESDE from the exons ATGGAACTTCTTGACTGCATGAGGGAAAttgttgcttttttctttttaatccaGTGGACAACTTCAGACAACAGTTCTCTCAGTATA GTTGCCACTTGTAAAAAAGATG AGCATGCAGTACCCACAGAATGGTATACAATCCATGAATCGAACCCTTCACCCTTAAACGAGCTGTCTGCAGAGCTGATTGAATCTCAAACCTCTATTATTATCAGATGGTCCATTAATATTGATA GCAGCTTTCGCAGTCTTATTGGCACATGGATAACAGTTTCCGAAGATTCTGACTCATATTACAGATGCGAGTACCAGCCTCCATTTACATCAGAGCGAATCAACCTCACTGGTCAAGAACAG TTATGGTTCCATTTCATTGTGCCAAATGTAGCTGTTTGTCCTTCAACCAGTTATTACATATCTGCCTATAATATTCCAACACCATCTGGAGGAGCAAATACAGAATATATAAAGATGGCCCAAACAG CTGAAATTCAGTGGAATGCTGACATTCATTCAGTGCTTCATGGAGACAAAATAGTGGTGACCTTCAATACGAGCCTCGTGGCAGAAAGACATACCATCATATTGAAAAACAGCACACAACGACTGCTAAAAACAGATGGAGGGAAAGGG gAATGCAAAGTAGAAAAATGTGAAGTGGAACTAGAATACATGGAATACATGGGTCCCTGTGAAGACCTTGAGATATTG ATACTGCCTCACTTCACAGACTGTCATGAAGAAAGTGAATGGAAGGTTCAAAAAGTGAGCTGTACTAGTGAGTATCCTGTAACTCATCTTCTCGTTTCACTGGCTTCTCTGATCACAACAATTCTGTGCTTACTCTCGGGGTGTTTTATTCCAGACAGATCTGCTTTGGACATTGTTGGATGTGTGCTAGCACTTCTCTTCGTGCTTCTCTGCTGCTTCATCATCT GTCAAACCTTCCGCTGGGTTCGTGGCTCGAGGCGCGCTGCGTCTGTGCGTGTGCTGCTCGTGTACCCTGCAATAGACAGTGTGTTTCAGCGCTCTGTGATGCTCCTGGCTGAAAGTCTGCAGAGTCGTGGTGGAGTACGTGTCGTCATCGATGTGTGGGAGAGAAGAAGTCTAGCAGAACAAGGGCCGCTCCGCTGGCTCAACACACAGGCTGACCTCTCAGACAGAGTCCTCCTCATCTCACCACCTCAACGCACATACACGG ATGACCTCAAATCCAAACTAGTTCCTGGCGTGCCAGATGACACAGTTTCAGCTTCTGCCAGCAATCTCTTTGCTCTTGCGCTCAACCTCGTTACCAGTGCTGCCCATGACCCACACAGCCGGGACAAGTTCTGGGTCATCAGCCTGGAGCATGATGAGAAGAGTGTGCAGACTGAGCTCAGAGGCTGCAGGATGTTCGTTCTGCCGAGAGACTTGAAGAAGCTCCATCTGCAGCTGTTGAGTGGAGCGATCCAGAGCCCAGTGCTGCCGAGGTGCTTCTACTGCAAAAACACCCTGGAGCAGCTGGAAGTGAATACAGACTTCCCGTCTTGTGTAAAGCGTGTCAGCCTGGCAGAATCAGATGAATAG
- the LOC113107802 gene encoding interleukin-17 receptor B-like isoform X2, with the protein MELLDCMREIVAFFFLIQWTTSDNSSLSIVATCKKDEHAVPTEWYTIHESNPSPLNELSAELIESQTSIIIRWSINIDSSFRSLIGTWITVSEDSDSYYRCEYQPPFTSERINLTGQEQLWFHFIVPNVAVCPSTSYYISAYNIPTPSGGANTEYIKMAQTAEIQWNADIHSVLHGDKIVVTFNTSLVAERHTIILKNSTQRLLKTDGGKGECKVEKCEVELEYMEYMGPCEDLEILILPHFTDCHEESEWKVQKVSCTNRSALDIVGCVLALLFVLLCCFIICQTFRWVRGSRRAASVRVLLVYPAIDSVFQRSVMLLAESLQSRGGVRVVIDVWERRSLAEQGPLRWLNTQADLSDRVLLISPPQRTYTDDLKSKLVPGVPDDTVSASASNLFALALNLVTSAAHDPHSRDKFWVISLEHDEKSVQTELRGCRMFVLPRDLKKLHLQLLSGAIQSPVLPRCFYCKNTLEQLEVNTDFPSCVKRVSLAESDE; encoded by the exons ATGGAACTTCTTGACTGCATGAGGGAAAttgttgcttttttctttttaatccaGTGGACAACTTCAGACAACAGTTCTCTCAGTATA GTTGCCACTTGTAAAAAAGATG AGCATGCAGTACCCACAGAATGGTATACAATCCATGAATCGAACCCTTCACCCTTAAACGAGCTGTCTGCAGAGCTGATTGAATCTCAAACCTCTATTATTATCAGATGGTCCATTAATATTGATA GCAGCTTTCGCAGTCTTATTGGCACATGGATAACAGTTTCCGAAGATTCTGACTCATATTACAGATGCGAGTACCAGCCTCCATTTACATCAGAGCGAATCAACCTCACTGGTCAAGAACAG TTATGGTTCCATTTCATTGTGCCAAATGTAGCTGTTTGTCCTTCAACCAGTTATTACATATCTGCCTATAATATTCCAACACCATCTGGAGGAGCAAATACAGAATATATAAAGATGGCCCAAACAG CTGAAATTCAGTGGAATGCTGACATTCATTCAGTGCTTCATGGAGACAAAATAGTGGTGACCTTCAATACGAGCCTCGTGGCAGAAAGACATACCATCATATTGAAAAACAGCACACAACGACTGCTAAAAACAGATGGAGGGAAAGGG gAATGCAAAGTAGAAAAATGTGAAGTGGAACTAGAATACATGGAATACATGGGTCCCTGTGAAGACCTTGAGATATTG ATACTGCCTCACTTCACAGACTGTCATGAAGAAAGTGAATGGAAGGTTCAAAAAGTGAGCTGTACTA ACAGATCTGCTTTGGACATTGTTGGATGTGTGCTAGCACTTCTCTTCGTGCTTCTCTGCTGCTTCATCATCT GTCAAACCTTCCGCTGGGTTCGTGGCTCGAGGCGCGCTGCGTCTGTGCGTGTGCTGCTCGTGTACCCTGCAATAGACAGTGTGTTTCAGCGCTCTGTGATGCTCCTGGCTGAAAGTCTGCAGAGTCGTGGTGGAGTACGTGTCGTCATCGATGTGTGGGAGAGAAGAAGTCTAGCAGAACAAGGGCCGCTCCGCTGGCTCAACACACAGGCTGACCTCTCAGACAGAGTCCTCCTCATCTCACCACCTCAACGCACATACACGG ATGACCTCAAATCCAAACTAGTTCCTGGCGTGCCAGATGACACAGTTTCAGCTTCTGCCAGCAATCTCTTTGCTCTTGCGCTCAACCTCGTTACCAGTGCTGCCCATGACCCACACAGCCGGGACAAGTTCTGGGTCATCAGCCTGGAGCATGATGAGAAGAGTGTGCAGACTGAGCTCAGAGGCTGCAGGATGTTCGTTCTGCCGAGAGACTTGAAGAAGCTCCATCTGCAGCTGTTGAGTGGAGCGATCCAGAGCCCAGTGCTGCCGAGGTGCTTCTACTGCAAAAACACCCTGGAGCAGCTGGAAGTGAATACAGACTTCCCGTCTTGTGTAAAGCGTGTCAGCCTGGCAGAATCAGATGAATAG